In Sesamum indicum cultivar Zhongzhi No. 13 linkage group LG8, S_indicum_v1.0, whole genome shotgun sequence, the sequence CGATACcattcaactaattaattcaatgaTAGAAGTGTTACGTTTTATTAGTTGAAGGGTGAATGCAACCAAACGTATAGTTGAAGGGTctaaaatgcatttaaccataaaaaaaataaaaatataactcaATCTCTCATCTCTTCGGTCAAGAATCAATATGgaagaaaaaacacaaaatctcAAGAACcataaaaaaagtttacatACATGCTTGTTGGtatgaaatatgatttgacaaatCATCGGAAATCAAAGATAAATCACAGACAgcttttcaatttcttcttttgttttgttttgttttttttttttttttttttttggggggNNNNNNNNNNttttttttttttttttttttttttttttttttttttttttggggtggCGTTTCGCCTGAAAAGGGTGACTTTCATTTGAATTGTTTACTATTCTTGGAACATTTATTGCAGCAAATATATCCAAATTTCATCAGCACTTCCTTCCTCTCCATCAATTCATTCATCAACTCTCCTTTTAACTTCGacccaatttctttttttctttttggggttACAAGCCAAGagtctctctccctctctctctcacgcTGGGTACATGCATTTGCATGTATAAGTCTTGAAGCGGCTGGTGAAGAATTCTGAAGGgttgttctttttccttggGATAATTCTTgttattgttttaaataatgGCGTCAAATATAGGGATGATGGATAGTGCATACTTTGTTGGGAGGAATGAGATTCTTTCATGGATCAACGCCAGGCTTCAGCTTAATTTCACTCGTGTTGAAGAGGTAATTAAGAAATGCCAGCAAAGTGAAACCCATTCCCCCCTTTGATGAATTGGAATTTGGTTTTCTCCAACTTGGTTGTTTTTTAATTCTGGATTAATGTGGCAATTTTGGGATCCTGTATtgtgattcttgatttatatttttatgaggatgcttgatgaattttttttgctttaatttgTTCTCTTGAAGAGAATTTTACACGATATTTCTAGCTTGtctctattttcttgaataattgGTTCATTGGTGTCTGCAATGGTGgttgttatttttcatttatatatttattttcccttttcttcttttggctCATGATGGGAtgttattttccttttttttttttacataaagaGAAGGTAATTAGTTTGTGTGATTATTTTCCAAATCTGAAATAAGGGGTACCTTTTCCATGAAAATAGGTGCATTTACTAAACTTTGTTATGGTGTTTTGCTGTAAAATCTGCTTGTTGGCTAATATGTTGACTGAATCAAATACATTGacaattttttggaattttattagACTATATATGGATTGATGGATCTGAATTTGAAAGGAGGATTTGGAATACGGATTTCAAATTACTCCATATTAGAAGaatttgaaacaaattaaacataattcaaatttagaggtgaagtatttgaaatcttttctatttagaattatccaaataaattctatGGATTTGTTACTAGGGACctgaaatttttagttttaaatccATCAACCCAAATGTAGCATTATATACATTCTTTGGCAATCTTGTCCATCTTGAAAGAAtcactgaaattatgtaatcctgaGTTTTCTTGGGGGTTTTTTTCCAAACGACAAACCATTGCAGTGGCTTCTTATTCATTCTAATAGATGCCGAAAAATGAAGGATACCTTTGTGTTGTTTAATTAAGTTGACAATGATAATCATTGATTTCTGAGGTATTTCCATATGTTTTCTCGATAAATGATGCCAATATAATGATATATCATATCGAAGAATAGCCTATATGTTGTAACGTATGCTCTTTGCCCACTGAATTATTCGAAGATGAGTTTTTCTGCTGCAACCATGAGTTAACCTGTCAATCGAGATTTCTATGCTCAACAATTGATTCAAAAGGAGAAAACCTGCAgttgcttaattaaatctgTTGTACATGTTTTCTTCAACTTGagacatattaaaattacctgCAATCTTTGTTAGACCAGCCTAAGGAGTAGATGGGATATTAATCCTTTGTTACGTTGAAAGCGCAATTGATCCTCCAGTTCATCAACTTTTTGTTAAAGAGTAAGGTGGTGCAATGATttgtatcttttttctttgtatctTCTCATGTGAGATTGTCTGAGAAATGATGTCCCTTTTCGTGGTTGATTGAAGAATCTCAAGTTGTAATTAGTATTGCAATACGTTCTCATTAAAAGCATTTCACTTAGGCTGCATCTGGAGCTGTCCAATGTCAGATGATGGACATGACTTACCCAGGAGTTGTTCCAATGCACAAGGTGACAACTCAACTGTTTACTTCTTGTTCCGCAATGTGCTAATAGTTTACGGCGTTACTGACATCAGTTTGTGGTAGGTGAACTTCGACGCTAAGACTGAATACGATTTCATCCAGAACTACAAAGTACTTCAGGATGTTTTTAACAAACTCAAAATCGACAAGGTCTCTGCATCCCtattcttccttttctttcttcatgtCTTCCggtgtttgtgtttttggtCTACAATACAGTGCATTGGATCTAGTACACAAAGTTGATCTTTTACTTAAACTGTTGCAGCATATTGAGGTAAACAGACTTGTCAAAGGGCGACCATTGGACAACTTGGAGTTCTTACAATGGCTGAAGCGCTATTGTGATTCCGTTAACGGTGGCCTAATGAACGAGTAATATCTCCTTTACACCTTCGTCTCACTTAATATTAGTTCCCACCTtacctatattttttctaatggCATCGGGTTTCCTAGGAATTACGACCCCGTGGAGCGCAGAACTAAAGGTGGAAAGGAGAGAAGCATCAAGGGTTCTCAGAAGAACCACAAGTCATTACAAACAAACAACTCCGTCAATTCCAGCTCATCTGAAGGAGATTATACGGTTCTTAGAAGATGTACAAGTAATACATCTATtatccttctttttttccttttggcCTATTATTTCATACTTTTAAATGCTAGCATTCTTGTTTAACATGTTTATTGATTTGCAGGCGCCAAACAAGGGAAGTCAGGTGTCCCTTCAGCTGTCAATCCTTCATTGGAGATTAAAGCATTGACAAAGGAGGTAAATTTAGTTCGGAACATTCTGCTTTCTTTTCGAACTTTGATTTAGTGCTTTGTTTTGACGAGATTGCACGATATCCAGGTTTCGGATCTCAAGCTTTCTGTCGAAGGCCTGGAAAAGGAACGAGACTTTTACTATGAAAAATTACGTGACATAGAAATACTTTGTCAGTCGCCTGAGGTAGAAGATAATCCGGTACGAACTTCTGTTATTTTATGAATCTATGGATTGTTTAACTCCAAAGAATCATGTAATGATGTAAGCTTTAACTTATATGCTTGTGCTTGTGGTGTCTTATAACCTCGACGTCGACCTTTGAGTAGCTTCAATGATTTGGTTACTCAGGGGTAATTTTTGACTTTTGCTTTCTAACAGCTACTGGCATGCTTTGAACATCAAagcatgattttattgcagaaaaatatttcataggACTAGAAACACTACATTAACTCTTCTCTTTTGAATGGATGcaattattccaaaattttgtgattactGAATAGTAAGTTGCATTCCCGGAGTCATGTTTTATATAAGAGGGGTGTAATGTAGGTAATTGCAAGACAAAAGATTTGTGTGGCTTTGAAAGAATTCTCTTACGTTTGCTCAAGATCGGtttgtattaaaatagatGAACCAACAGTCGCTTGGTCTTGGGGCAGGCTTTATATTGTGACAAGTTAATATTCAAGAGTAAAAAAAGATTGAGTTACACACTCTACTCTTAGCTATTTGATGCATCAAATGTTGACAAGATTTATGCAGTTTCCATGAAATTATCTGTTCTTTACTGCTCAACAAGCTGTAAATATATCGCGAATCTTAAGCATTTGCATTTTCTCCGAACTTGTTGCAGATTGTTGTGGAagtcaagaaaatattatatgctGCAGACGAGGAGGAGACCGCTCAATCTATCGGTGTATGAAAAATCGAATTCTCTGATGAATCACTGAATACTAACTGAAATCAGCATTGGCGAGCTACCTTGTATTCGATCAATATAACTAAgtaaatatgttaatatttggGAATTGTATTGTGAAAAACTGTACAACAATTTGTTCTATTATGAGAACTTTTGGAACTTCTGGAAAATGTATAAACTCAGATGTGCTGCAGTTTCAGACAGtcttgtttatgtttttctttctctctttctttatgTTTGCTACATTGATCTCCAGACATATTTTCACTTTGTCCGAATCAACATCGCATGTGACTACGACATAGGTCTCAAGTTTGTCGACGTCAAGTCCAAATATAGTCGTACACGAGATTAAGAATACTGCCCCTGTCCTAAAATTAATAGTcgattattttgatttgatatgAAATGTCAGTTTTCTGTGATTTTATTGTATCACTCTTACAAGTAATCATTGATGTTTAGCGgttttatatgataattttgaaatttttcgaACAACATTCTAAATGAGCtttcaattacaaaaatttatttgtaaatgaagatgtcaaatgtaatttatcttcctataattaaaaaattctgtaaaaaaaattagcaaattatcattcagtattttgaaaaattaagcaTATCAACACCCTATCAACTATCAACCCATtttagattgaatttttttgctttgttttttaaaGCACGGgagatattttattaattttttctcttttcttgaatattaGGAGAGTAACTTGCATTttatccaatatatatatatatataaatgtgtgtgcgcgcgcaTGTGACatgttatatattaaatgaacttttaaaataaatcacgTCTCTATCTAGTTTGTAGGAAGTAAAAATCATTATTGGCTTTTTCTTACGTTTtaagaaaatgttaaaattggTGGCGTTTTACTTAACATGTTGTACTAAC encodes:
- the LOC105168777 gene encoding microtubule-associated protein RP/EB family member 1A, translating into MASNIGMMDSAYFVGRNEILSWINARLQLNFTRVEEAASGAVQCQMMDMTYPGVVPMHKVNFDAKTEYDFIQNYKVLQDVFNKLKIDKHIEVNRLVKGRPLDNLEFLQWLKRYCDSVNGGLMNENYDPVERRTKGGKERSIKGSQKNHKSLQTNNSVNSSSSEGDYTVLRRCTSAKQGKSGVPSAVNPSLEIKALTKEVSDLKLSVEGLEKERDFYYEKLRDIEILCQSPEVEDNPIVVEVKKILYAADEEETAQSIGV